A stretch of Fusarium poae strain DAOMC 252244 chromosome 2, whole genome shotgun sequence DNA encodes these proteins:
- the SUB2 gene encoding Suppressor of the cold-sensitive snRNP biogenesis mutant brr1-1 (BUSCO:24487at5125), with protein sequence MSHEEDLIDYSDEEIGGNETTATASNGKKGELAAGNNVDKKGSYVGIHSTGFRDFLLKAELLRAIADCGFEHPSEVQQTCIPQALLGGDIICQAKSGLGKTAVFVLATLQQVEPVNGEVSVVVMCHTRELAYQIRDEYNRFSKYMPDIKTGVFYGGTPIKTDMETLKNKETCPHIIVGTPGRLKALVRDKALRLGSVRIFVLDECDKMLDQPDMRTDVQDVFRATPQQKQVMMFSATLSEEVKPICRKFMQNPTEHYVDEDTKLTLHGLQQYYIKLEEKEKNRKLNELLDDLQFNQVIIFVRSTVRATELDKLLRECNFPSIAVHSGVSQEERIRRYKEFKEFKKRICVATDVFGRGIDIERINLAINYDLSNDASSYLHRVGRAGRFGTKGLAISFVSTDQDQEVLKEIEKRFEVALPEFPKEGVDASTYMAS encoded by the exons ATGTCTCACGAGGAAGATCTCATCGATTACTCCGACGAGGAGATCGGTGGCAACGAGACCACCGCGACTGCCTCCAATGGCAAGAAGGGCGAGCTCGCCGCCGGTAACAATGTCGACAAGAAGGGCAGCTACGTCGGTATCCATTCGACTGGTTTCCGCGATTTCCTCCTGAAGGCTGAGTTGCTTCGCGCCATCGCCGACTGCGGTTTCGAGCATCCATCGGAGG TCCAACAAACCTGTATCCCCCAGGCGCTCCTCGGTGGTGACATTATCTGCCAGGCCAAGTCCGGTCTGGGTAAGACTGCTGTCTTTGTTCTTGCTACCCTTCAGCAAGTCGAGCCCGTGAACGGAGAGGTCTCCGTGGTTGTCATGTGCCATACTCGTGAGCTGGCCTACCAGATCCGTGACGAGTACAACCGCTTCAGCAAGTACATGCCTGACATCAAGACCGGTGTCTTCTATGGTGGTACTCCCATCAAGACCGACATGGAGACgctcaagaacaaggagaCATGCCCTCACATCATTGTTGGTACTCCTGGTCGTCTCAAGGCTCTTGTCCGTGACAAGGCTCTGCGTCTTGGCAGTGTTCGCATCTTTGTTCTCGATGAGTGTGACAAGATGCTCGATCAGCCTG ACATGCGCACTGATGTACAGGACGTTTTCCGTGCTACTCCTCAGCAGAAGCAGGTTATGATGTTCTCAGCCACCCTTTCCGAGGAAGTCAAGCCTATCTGCCGAAAGTTCATGCAGAACCCTACTGAGCACTACGTCGACGAGGACACCAAGCTCACCCTCCACGGTCTTCAGCAGTACTACATCAAGCtagaagagaaggaaaagaaccGCAAGCTCAATGAGCTCCTAGATGATCTCCAATTCAACCAGGTCATCATCTTTGTACGCAGCACCGTTCGTGCTACTGAGCTTGACAAGCTTCTCCGCGAGTGCAACTTCCCTTCGATCGCCGTTCACTCTGGTGTCAGTCAGGAAGAGCG TATCCGTCGTTACAAGGAGTTCAAGGAGTTCAAGAAGAGAATTTGTGTTGCCACTGACGTTTTCGGACGAGGTATCGACATTGAGCGTATCAACCTGGCGATCAACTACGATCTGTCCAACGATGCTAGCTCTTACCTGCACCGTGTGGGTCGTGCTGGACGATTCGGTACCAAGGGTTTGGCCATCTCGTTTGTCAGTACCGATCAAGACCAGGAGGTTCTTAAGGAGATTGAGAAGCGATTTGAGGTCGCTCTGCC TGAATTCCCCAAGGAGGGCGTCGACGCCAGCACTTACATGGCTTCCTAA
- a CDS encoding hypothetical protein (BUSCO:17011at5125) has translation MTCDAIISPASIHTTRYAPYNTSLASSASSSLSSVWSDTTSQTSDDTSISAHSSDSDSCDSYFSRKAAVAESALNFRRRAQRTQTEALPAELRQNPRRTSSARGPCPPALVRQSERKVNFVDSLVDSSTQIVEAIWPLSSIACRNVTSDNPVLPLRNFIQETLRRSRTSYSTLQVALYYLILIKPHVPKHNFTMEQPVDRHADRALQCGRRMFLAALILASKYLQDRNYSARAWSKISGLRTEEINQNEIAFLLAVNWKMHIADEVFQRWTDIVLKYTPPPSGPSSPGGVSQTVSQQVLDWKRIILGLNPELTNLALLIPAAPAMPRSSDLCALSPRSILNLPQEAQPTIGYESAEATPTPKSYKTPTVMEPASAGFAAGRVAPSMGKLPTPRFTPQSNGLCTPAASAASHMLSKSSMGMAMAQASNMATVQYLDRLPSSSPQNFCPVRRSSLANSVSTASSPESMISDTSRSSRSSSISSTSTLASATLGPSRLGVPSRFRAQKFCNERLSQKPTVSSVPEDYDAHCYTSSPENCNGPVGKLGDLSLDTPLARRQKELDDMARDSDAARALQELQNYNAPAPRSGTKRSRTASMDNCLQENVREMLGGRYSTQRPTWPDTLVRTRGITSESNLQVPVRPSLPGTGKRVCCSAEAAQGYEFSSVHPALGIRGPGMWEGILN, from the exons ATGACGTGCGACGCGATCATCTCGCCCGCTTCCATTCATACCACACGATATGCTCCCTACAACACATCTCTAGCCTCTTCCGCCTCAAGCTCACTTTCTTCTGTTTGGTCCGACACCACCTCACAGACTTCCGATGATACCTCTATTTCCGCCCATTCTTCCGACTCGGATTCTTGCGACTCCTACTTTTCAAGgaaggctgctgtcgccgAAAGCGCATTAAACTTCCGACGTCGAGCTCAGAGGACACAGACAGAGGCGCTTCCTGCCGAGCTGCGCCAAAATCCTCGAAGAACTTCGAGTGCTCGTGGTCCTTGCCCGCCTGCTCTGGTCCGACAGTCTGAGCGAAAAGTTAACTTTGTCGATAGCCTAGTTG ATTCGTCGACGCAGATCGTCGAAGCCATTTGGCCTCTGTCATCTATCGCCTGTCGAAATGTTACCTCGGACAACCCAGTCTTGCCGCTGCGCAACTTCATCCAGGAGACCTTGCGCCGTTCACGGACGAGTTACTCCACTTTACAAGTTGCCCTGTATTACTTGATTCTCATTAAGCCTCATGTGCCCAAACACAACTTCACAATGGAACAACCTGTGGACCGACACGCTGATCGCGCACTTCAGTGTGGCCGCCGCATGTTTCTTGCCGCTTTGATCCTGGCCTCCAAGTACCTTCAGGACAGAAATTATTCTGCCCGTGCCTGGAGCAAGATCTCGGGACTTAGAACTGAAGAGATCAACCAGAACGAAATTGCTTTCCTGCTTGCTGTTAACTGGAAGATGCACATTGCCGATGAAGTCTTTCAGCGATGGACCGACATCGTTCTCAAGTATACACCACCTCCGTCTGGCCCATCATCCCCTGGAGGAGTGTCTCAGACTGTGTCTCAACAGGTCTTGGACTGGAAACGAATTATTTTGGGTCTTAACCCTGAATTGACCAACCTCGCGTTGTTGATTCCTGCTGCTCCCGCTATGCCTAGGTCAAGTGACCTTTGTGCACTGTCTCCTCGCAGCATCCTCAACCTTCCTCAAGAGGCTCAGCCTACAATTGGTTATGAATCAGCAGAGGCGACCCCTACTCCTAAGTCGTACAAAACTCCAACTGTTATGGAGCCTGCGTCTGCAGGATTTGCTGCTGGTCGCGTGGCTCCCTCCATGGGAAAgctgccaactccccgattTACTCCCCAGAGCAATGGACTCTGCACTCCTGCCGCGAGTGCCGCTTCTCACATGCTCAGTAAGAGTTCAATGGGTATGGCTATGGCCCAGGCTAGCAACATGGCTACTGTTCAGTATCTTGATCgtcttccttcctcttcacctCAAAACTTCTGTCCTGTTCGTCGATCCTCTCTTGCCAATTCAGTGTCAACAGCTTCCTCACCTGAATCCATGATTTCGGATACTTCGCGCTCCTCGCGCTCCTCCTCAATTTCTTCCACTTCAACGCTTGCTAGCGCGACCCTTGGCCCCTCCAGGCTGGGTGTTCCGTCGCGATTCCGAGCGCAGAAGTTTTGCAATGAGAGGTTGAGCCAGAAGCCGACCGTTTCTTCGGTTCCTGAGGATTATGATGCACACTGCTACACGTCATCTCCTGAGAATTGCAACGGTCCAGTTGGCAAACTCGGAGACTTGTCGTTGGATACCCCATTGGcaagaagacaaaaagaacTTGACGACATGGCTCGTGACTCTGATGCTGCGCGTGCCCTGCAAGAGCTTCAGAACTACAACGCCCCAGCCCCTAGAAGTGGCACAAAGCGAAGCCGAACTGCCTCTATGGACAACTGTCTGCAGGAGAATGTTCGCGAGATGCTCGGTGGTCGTTACTCTACTCAGAGACCTACCTGGCCTGATACGTTGGTTCGTACTCGAGGTATTACCTCCGAGTCCAACCTTCAGGTCCCCGTCCGACCCAGCCTGCCAGGCACTGGCAAGCGAGTGTGTTGTTCTGCTGAAGCCGCACAGGGATACGAATTTTCGTCTGTCCATCCTGCCCTCGGCATTCGGGGACCTGGTATGTGGGAGGGTATCTTGAACTAA
- a CDS encoding hypothetical protein (SECRETED:SignalP(1-16)~TransMembrane:1 (n3-11c16/17o276-294i)) translates to MKTAILLPALASSTAAFRGGYGVGGAFENMTTNQWQARFEDANATGTYYFDAYNVSESFPPNKTTSGWSATIRVANITDDPDPESIPYPGTDISIKAPDGMKLPESNSTGWQACATFWPPDLLTSGATSDAQHDDGDCSSFLSQECIGAIKASANGYIGNGGRCTNIASIPSSCEKWYGGLGTTGSGSIGNFSRRFNGSTLFSERPQLIGSSEHTKTEEEAYEEAVRGVWTVIINWGRRSSFSYSPGDVLQPTVLCLRTRNITEGSEDPNAGSRTVAYVPMALFVSTLATIMLAY, encoded by the exons ATGAAGACAGCAATTTTACTACcagccttggcctcctcAACCGCTGCGTTTCGTGGTGGTTATGGTGTCGGCGGAGCTTTTGAAAACATGACCACCAACCAATGGCAAGCTCGTTTCGAAGACGCCAACGCAACGGGAACATATTATTTCGACGCCTACAATGTATCAGAAAGTTTCCCGCCTAACAAAACCACCAGCGGCTGGTCGGCTACCATTCGCGTGGCTAATATCACTGATGATCCTGACCCAGAGAGCATTCCCTATCCAGGCACCGACATCAGTATCAAAGCTCCAGATGGGATGAAGCTACCGGAGTCCAACTCTACCGGGTGGCAGGCCTGTGCGACTTTCTGGCCTCCTGACCTTCTCACTTCTGGGGCAACGAGTGATGCTCAACACGATGATGGAGACTGTagctcttttctttctcaagAATGCATTGGAGCCATCAAGGCTTCAGCAAATGGCTATATTGGCAATGGAGGGAGATGTACAAACATCGCCAGTATCCCTTCTTCGTGTGAGAAGTGGTATGGGGGGTTGGGGACCACAGGTAGTGGCAGCA TTGGGAACTTTAGTAGGCGCTTCAACGGCAGCACCCTTTTCTCCGAGCGTCCACAGCTCATAGGATCAAGTGAGCACACGAAgactgaggaggaggctTACGAAGAAGCTGTTCGTGGCGTTTGGACTGTCATAATTAACTGGGGTCGCCGTTCCTCGTTTTCTTATAGTCCTGGTGATGTGTTGCAGCCAACAGTGTTGTGCTTGCGTACGAGAAATATCACAGAAGGAAGCGAGGATCCCAATGCTGGCTCGAGAACAGTAGCCTACGTGCCTATGGCGCTGTTCGTATCCACGCTGGCTACAATCATGTTAGCATATTAG
- a CDS encoding hypothetical protein (BUSCO:30653at5125) produces the protein MTLTPVRIRGKRKHQSACKPSPRGISTTTPVTTETRPLQRMKRSLSNVLASRATRWKPVLQALPAEIIESIFLYSANVDLPRASPVIGAKLSGRVTLIRFLMWAFHDTWNQCFGNLSTGPAKDKSDVGGDRQLQSTILNLPWVSVDLIVQAQQIWADTYSRDLHYRHCLPRLDAEGDPFMYSHSHQFEGGVGHFNSKECFEADYQEVSSWKPFEKVGKWGGRDIHPRVRIPTLLITGPWDEKRLRLLFWLRRAGRLYGLEENESSWEIQLDCLRNAFIDASEPSVLITNLIDLTSLCRGLPRDIAREERRRIDQRLKWGADGVVAKEILREVYSTIGMYHDGFGAPGSPA, from the exons ATGACTCTCACGCCTGTTCGAATTCGAGGCAAACGAAAACATCAATCTGCATGCAAGCCATCACCTCGAGGCATTTCCACAACTACGCCAGTCACCACAGAAACCCGTCCTCTCCAAAGGATGAAACGCTCTCTATCCAATGTTCTCGCCTCCCGGGCAACTCGCTGGAAACCTGTTCTACAAGCTCTTCCGGCAGAGATTATCGAAAGTATCTTTCTCTACAGCGCCAATGTTGACTTGCCTCGCGCCTCGCCAGTCATCGGCGCAAAGCTATCTGGACGTGTGACTCTTATCAGATTCCTCATGTGGGCATTTCATGATACCTGGAACCAGTGTTTCGGTAATCTTTCGACAGGTCCtgcgaaagacaagagcGACGTGGGTGGTGATCGGCAGCTTCAG TCaactatattaaatctacCATGGGTTAGCGTAGACTTGATAGTCCAAGCACAACAAATATGGGCAGACACTTATTCCAGAGATCTTCATTATAGACATTGTCTTCCCCGGCTAGACGCAGAAGGTGACCCCTTTATGTATAGCCACAGCCACCAATTCGAAGGCGGTGTCGGGCACTTCAACTCTAAAGAATGCTTCGAGGCTGATTATCAGGAGGTCTCATCCTGGAAGCCCTTCGAGAAGGTCGGGAAATGGGGTGGACGTGATATTCACCCAAGGGTACGCATACCTACACTCCTCATTACTGGTCCATGGGACGAGAAGAGACTGCGCCTCCTGTTCTGGCTCCGACGAGCTGGGAGATTATATGGTCTTGAAGAAAACGAGTCATCATGGGAGATACAGCTGGACTGTCTTCGAAACGCGTTCATCGACGCCTCCGAGCCCAGTGTTCTCATCACAAACTTGATCGATCTCACTTCGCTCTGTCGCGGCTTGCCCAGAGACATTGCTCGGGAAGAAAGACGTCGCATCGACCAGCGGCTAAAATGGGGCGCTGATGGCGTTGTTGCCAAAGAGATCCTTCGGGAAGTCTACAGCACCATTGGCATGTATCACGACGGATTTGGGGCCCCTGGCTCACCAGCGTAA
- a CDS encoding hypothetical protein (BUSCO:17636at5125) — protein sequence MAPVSPRLKILSVGGNPVSAFLSWRLQATNACDVTLVWKSGYDHVAQYGISFKSPTFGNERFKPRHVVRNPEDAATARDGPFDYVVLCVKALPDVYDLASVIDSVVTPQHTCILVNTTHTLGVEAALEERFPTNVVLSLVSGAELTQLGQSEFEHKGPTDIWIGPASTPNNIPKTIQEDMAQALAMTLSSGQVECKVSPNIRQQQYERVIGPIAFHPISVIFETPNHALLLEKVGVKDMVSDVIDELLRLANASGCKFEHDFKQKTMDEMTKTSGESIMWQDYVARRPMEVETYLGSPIKLARDANMTLPRIETLYSILHNLNLVNRNRPKPGDPSANIMPPASPSAQTVPRMPSQNSHRPMMNGMPNGNGMPPRQPRPRNSSNFSQGGMRRGPPPMNGGPPNGYGRGPPSINGGGSRQPSRRGSLEETNLEEFSHLVLYDDIPEGSEPSVTGDLSDINIREREMALRQREMALREQEMRMRRGPPPSGPPSGPGPRRGPHPMRNSKQVFDDDDDDDDDYFDPTANTGAPMIDPDNFDMMSVTSRKNRKAPGPTPGQFRRNPDDMPPPTRGGRFRPNFGRNRSSQVGHSSMTTENILEDPLMSCSSDRYGSVDRGAMNAGSRANSLTASRLDDMQYGPGPGGPPGMNGAFPRRVSQSPGQPYPPSMRGGSRRGSPPGGYGPGPGMNGRPSPPDGVRQPVPRHPPGQGNSVAPQQVEQHIGVSALHQTKPRNVRSLTGSASASAGSGEFDSEQSANSSQGSLPPRPPIGVR from the exons ATGGCGCCTGTATCGCCCCGGCTCAAGATTCTATCAG TGGGAGGAAATCCAGTTTCAGCGTTCTTATCATGGCGACTCCAGGCCACCAATGCGTGTGATGTGACACTCGTTTGGAAGTCTGGCTACGACCATGTGGCACAATATGGAATCTCGTTCAA GTCCCCGACATTTGGTAACGAAAGATTCAAGCCTCGACATG TTGTTCGAAATCCCGAAGATGCCGCCACCGCACGAGACGGTCCCTTCGACTATGTAGTACTATGCGTCAAGGCGTTACCTGATGTATACGACCTCGCCTCCGTCATCGACTCGGTCGTAACTCCTCAACATACATGCATCCTCGTTAACACAACACACACACTTGGTGTTGAAGCCGCCTTGGAAGAGAGGTTTCCTACCAATGTAGTCCTGTCACTCGTTTCAGGTGCCGAACTCACACAACTCGGCCAGAGTGAATTCGAACACAAGGGCCCAACCGATATCTGGATTGGTCCAGCCAGTACCCCCAACAACATCCCCAAAACTATACAGGAGGATATGGCACAGGCTTTGGCGATGACACTCAGCTCCGGCCAGGTAGAGTGCAAGGTCTCGCCAAACATTCGTCAACAGCAATACGAGAGAGTCATCGG CCCTATAGCATTCCATCCCATCAGTGTTATCTTTGAGACGCCCAATCATGCCCTGCTTTTGGAAAAGGTTGGTGTTAAAGACATGGTCTCGGACGTCATTGATGAACTGCTTCGTCTAGCCAACGCCAGTGGGTGCAAATTTGAACACGACTTCAAGCAGAAGACAATGGATGAGATGACCAAGACTTCAGGAGAGAGCATTATGTGGCAAGACTATGTTGCTCGAAGACCGATGGAAGTCGAGACTTACCTAGGCTCGCCCATCAAGTTGGCCAGGGACGCGAACATGACACTTCCCAGGATTGAGACGCTCTACTCAATTCTCCATAACCTCAATCTTGTCAACCGCAACAGACCCAAGCCTGGCGACCCGAGCGCGAACATAATGCCGCCAGCGTCCCCATCGGCGCAGACAGTTCCCCGAATGCCCTCTCAGAACAGCCACCgccctatgatgaacggaaTGCCTAACGGCAACGGAATGCCACCTCGTCAGCCCAGACCCCGAAACTCGTCAAATTTCAGCCAAGGGGGTATGCGCCGTGGCCCACCACCCATGAACGGTGGACCACCCAACGGCTATGGCCGAGGCCCTCCTTCTATTAATGGAGGTGGATCGCGTCAGCCTTCAAGGAGAGGCTCGCTGGAAGAGACCAACTTGGAGGAATTCTCTCACCTGGTGCTTTACGACGATATTCCTGAAGGCTCTGAACCATCCGTTACCGGCGATCTCTCAGATATCAACATTAGGGAGCGAGAAATGGCTCTACGGCAGCGAGAAATGGCTCTCCGCGAGCAGGAGATGCGAATGCGCCGTGGGCCACCCCCATCCGGCCCCCCATCCGGCCCCGGTCCCCGTCGTGGTCCTCATCCTATGCGCAACAGCAAGCAGGTgtttgacgacgacgatgatgacgatgacgattaCTTTGATCCTACAGCCAACACTGGCGCCCCAATGATTGACCCAGACAATTTTGACATGATGAGTGTTACGTCAAGAAAGAACCGAAAGGCCCCAGGACCTACTCCTGGCCAATTCCGCCGTAACCCAGATGACATGCCACCTCCCACCAGGGGTGGTCGGTTCAGACCAAACTTCGGACGCAATCGATCCAGTCAGGTCGGCCACAGCTCTATGACCACTGAGAACATCCTTGAAGATCCTCTCATGAGCTGCTCTTCGGATCGATATGGATCAGTCGATCGCGGAGCTATGAATGCAGGCTCTCGAGCAAATTCGCTGACAGCCTCAAGGCTAGACGACATGCAGTACGGCCCCGGTCCTGGCGGACCTCCCGGGATGAATGGTGCTTTCCCTCGACGCGTGAGCCAATCCCCCGGGCAGCCCTACCCTCCATCGATGCGTGGTGGTAGCCGCCGGGGATCGCCACCAGGTGGCTATGGTCCTGGCCCCGGTATGAATGGACGGCCATCACCTCCTGATGGTGTCCGCCAACCTGTTCCCCGACACCCTCCCGGGCAAGGAAATTCAGTAGCACCACAACAAGTTGAACAGCACATAGGGGTGAGCGCCCTCCATCAAACTAAGCCTAGGAATGTTCGCAGTCTGACGGGTAGTGCGAGCGCCAGCGCGGGCAGTGGTGAATTTGACTCCGAACAGTCTGCAAACAGCAGCCAGGGCAGCTTGCCTCCACGACCCCCGATCGGTGTGCGTTAG